A stretch of the Candidatus Zixiibacteriota bacterium genome encodes the following:
- a CDS encoding response regulator: MRFNSKNVLLVEDNQDDAELIIRTLKKSRIANQINWVSSGEEALDFIDDIENGLPTLILLDLKLPGINGDEVLKGIRDRSKSRSIPVVLLTSSDDTEDINKIYELGVNSYIVKPVSFEKFANAIEQLGMYWLVLNEYKE; encoded by the coding sequence ATGCGATTCAATTCAAAAAATGTTCTCTTAGTGGAAGACAACCAGGATGATGCCGAGCTGATAATCCGTACGCTCAAAAAAAGCAGGATTGCGAATCAGATAAACTGGGTAAGTTCCGGCGAGGAAGCACTCGATTTTATTGATGATATTGAGAATGGTTTGCCAACCCTGATACTTTTGGACTTAAAACTGCCTGGAATCAACGGTGATGAAGTTCTGAAGGGTATCCGGGACAGGTCTAAAAGCCGAAGCATTCCGGTTGTGCTCCTGACTTCATCTGATGATACTGAAGATATCAATAAAATATATGAGCTCGGAGTCAACAGCTATATCGTGAAGCCGGTCAGTTTCGAGAAATTCGCCAACGCAATTGAACAACTCGGTATGTACTGGCTGGTATTGAATGAATATAAAGAATAA
- a CDS encoding PAS domain S-box protein yields MKESVNILVIEDSKDDLELIIKNFEDSGLVFTHKRVQTERSLKSALIANSWDIVISDYVMPSFDGLTAYEIVREHDADLPFIIVSGKIGEEQAVEAMRLGVNDYLMKGNLNRLVPAIEREIADAEIRREHRRLDEESRKYQRRHRTVIENASEGIAVIRQGKFVMVNPKVVEVLGVSEDDLLDRPVDQFIHPDDRRKVVDFYKRRMKGEAAPLIYSFRIEDKHGRLAWIENRVVVVNWEGEPATLNFMADITEHIETEKMLRETTRQLEAEREDLYKKNIALEEVLSRIESEKENLKQRIAENIDNRVRNTLRRLHEIAPPDLRPFIEILDRDLDEIASPFLDKIKSRQARLSPRELEICYMIKNGMRSKEIADFLNISLATVHKHRELIRRKFELVGSDNNLSSFLQSME; encoded by the coding sequence ATGAAAGAAAGCGTCAATATCCTGGTCATCGAGGACTCCAAAGATGATTTGGAGTTAATAATAAAAAACTTTGAAGATTCAGGGCTGGTTTTTACGCACAAACGAGTCCAGACCGAGCGAAGCCTGAAATCCGCCCTCATAGCCAACAGCTGGGATATCGTGATATCCGATTATGTCATGCCCTCCTTCGATGGGCTGACAGCCTACGAGATCGTCCGTGAGCACGACGCAGACCTGCCGTTTATCATAGTTTCCGGTAAAATAGGTGAAGAGCAAGCTGTGGAGGCAATGCGTCTGGGTGTCAATGATTATTTAATGAAGGGAAACCTGAATCGTCTGGTGCCGGCTATCGAACGAGAGATCGCAGATGCAGAAATCCGCAGAGAACACCGCCGGTTAGATGAAGAGAGCAGAAAGTACCAGAGAAGACATCGCACAGTGATCGAAAATGCCAGCGAGGGGATCGCGGTTATCAGGCAGGGCAAATTTGTAATGGTCAACCCGAAAGTGGTCGAGGTGCTGGGTGTCAGCGAGGATGACCTGCTTGACCGGCCGGTGGACCAGTTTATCCATCCTGACGACCGCAGAAAGGTCGTTGATTTTTACAAACGCCGAATGAAGGGAGAGGCTGCGCCCCTGATTTATTCTTTCAGGATCGAGGACAAACATGGACGCCTGGCCTGGATTGAAAACCGGGTCGTGGTGGTCAACTGGGAGGGCGAACCGGCGACTCTCAACTTTATGGCCGATATAACCGAGCATATAGAGACCGAAAAGATGCTCCGTGAAACTACCCGTCAGCTCGAAGCTGAAAGAGAGGACCTGTACAAGAAAAATATTGCGCTGGAGGAAGTTTTAAGCCGCATTGAAAGCGAAAAGGAGAATCTCAAGCAGAGGATCGCTGAAAATATAGATAACCGCGTCAGAAACACTCTGCGTCGCCTGCACGAAATTGCTCCGCCTGACCTGAGACCGTTTATTGAAATCCTAGACAGAGATTTAGACGAGATTGCCTCGCCGTTTCTGGACAAGATAAAATCGCGCCAGGCCCGTCTTTCCCCGCGTGAACTGGAGATCTGCTACATGATCAAAAACGGGATGCGCTCCAAGGAAATCGCCGATTTTTTAAATATCAGCCTGGCCACCGTTCATAAACACAGGGAGCTGATCCGACGCAAGTTCGAACTGGTCGGAAGCGACAATAACCTCTCCTCCTTTTTGCAGAGCATGGAATAG